A single window of Oncorhynchus keta strain PuntledgeMale-10-30-2019 chromosome 34, Oket_V2, whole genome shotgun sequence DNA harbors:
- the LOC118367390 gene encoding lipolysis-stimulated lipoprotein receptor-like isoform X1, which produces MFLIFVVTVLMATGSTMAISVQCPVKRYVVILFQPVTLTCNFQTSSTQPPVITWRYKSYCRDPIQAALNPSSADNILSQNNPNYNANIECADNMRTVRIVASKQGSAVTLGEEYQGRKVSILNNADLNLAQTAWGDSGVYVCSVVSSQDLTGNSEDYTELIVLERKSNTTDLLPEIDLLVMEDWLLVVLVVFGFLLLLLLIAICWCQCCPHTCCCYIRCPCCPEKCCCPRALYEAGKAVKSGIPSNYAPTLYAPSMYAQPPYGGVMQQPGIPMLPLPQGMGGPPLQPNGYGRDYDGASSVGHGSQVPLLHDQDSGAGDQTRSGYRIQVDPDGNATRAIYYMERQLANLDPTRPGDAAGNYNRLDGGMSEVSSLHDDPRGRGGGRSQAPPLATVYDQDEAMSTISSVSTHGQRGRDDYPRRGGGPSPHMGAHGRARSMDNLDDIARRDRYPRDPRDPRDDYPPHRRDEGGARERRGSGDDFSSRGGYDRGRDFDDRRRREPSPGDRRRGGSPVSGLQGRRSRSRDDLMDIERDRERGGGRGGGRDAYDDSFLREAMEKKRLGEQQRARSRERLDSERSDRGRAPRGPPPLPMSPPSNYPDRRYDDNYPAPHPPPYISDDESLTSSKKSNLRKNGAVSRESLVV; this is translated from the exons ATGTTCCTGATTTTCGTCGTGACCGTCCTTATGGCAACAG gctccactATGGCCATCTCTGTCCAGTGTCCTGTCAAGAGGTACGTGGTCATCCTGTTCCAGCCGGTCACGCTCACCTGCAACTTCCAGACGTCTTCCACGCAGCCGCCCGTCATCACTTGGAGGTACAAGTCCTACTGCAGGGACCCCATCCAGGCAGCCCTGAACCCCAGCAGCGCTGACAACATCCTGTCCCAGAACAACCCTAACTACAACGCCAACATTGAGTGTGCCGACAACATGCGGACAGTGCGCATCGTGGCCTCCAAGCAGGGCAGTGCTGTCACTCTGGGCGAGGAGTACCAGGGGCGAAAAGTCAGCATCTTGAACA ACGCAGACCTGAACCTTGCCCAGACGGCGTGGGGAGACAGCGGCGTGTACGTGTGCTCTGTGGTGTCTTCTCAGGACCTGACAGGGAACAGCGAGGACTACACTGAGCTCATAGTGCTGG AGAGAAAGTCAAATACCACTGATCTCCTGCCTGAGATTGACTTACTGGTTATGGAAG ACTGGTTGTTGGTAGTACTGGTAGTGTTTGGCTtcctgctgctgttgctcctCATAGCAATCTGTTGGTGCCAGTGCTGCCCCCACACCTGCTGCTGCTACATCCGCTGCCCCTGCTGCCCAGAGAAATGCTGCTGCCCTCGGGCAC TGTACGAAGCAGGCAAGGCGGTGAAGTCAGGCATCCCCAGCAACTACGCCCCCACGCTCTACGCTCCCAGCATGTACGCCCAGCCACCCTACGGAGGGGTCATGCAACAGCCCGGCATACCCATGCTGCCCTTACCCCAGGGAATGGGCGGCCCCCCACTACAACCCAACGGCTACGGACGGGACTACGACGGAGCCAGCTCGG TTGGACATGGCTCCCAGGTGCCTTTGCTGCATGACCAGGACAGTGGCGCAGGAGACCAAA CTCGGAGTGGCTACCGTATCCAGGTGGACCCAGATGGGAATGCAACGCGGGCCAtctactacatggagagacagCTAGCCAACCTGGACCCCACCCGACCTGGTGACGCCGCTGGGAATTACAACCGCT tgGATGGGGGGATGAGCGAGGTGAGCTCCTTACACGATGACCCACGGGGCCGTGGCGGTGGCCGCTCCCAGGCCCCGCCCCTCGCCACCGTGTACGACCAGGACGAGGCCATGAGCACCATCAGCAGCGTGTCCACGCACGGCCAGCGGGGGCGTGACGACTACCCGCGGCGAGGAGGTGGGCCCTCCCCCCACATGGGGGCCCACGGGCGTGCCCGCTCCATGGACAACCTTGATGACATCGCCCGCCGAGACCGCTACCCCAGAGACCCCCGGGATCCCCGCGACGACTACCCTCCCCACCGCCGTGACGAAGGAGGAGccagagaaaggagagg CTCGGGTGATGACTTTAGCAGCCGCGGTGGCTACGACCGCGGCCGTGACTTTGACGACCGCAGACGGCGCGAGCCCTCCCCTGGAGACCGTCGCCGCGGAGGCAGCCCGGTCAGTGGTCTCCAGGGGAGACGCAGCCGTAGCCGTGACGACCTGATGGACATTGAACGTGATCGGGAGCGCGGTGGCGGCCGTGGTGGTGGGCGGGACGCCTACGATGATAGCTTTCTGCGGGAAGCCATGGAGAAGAAGCGTCTAGGCGAGCAGCAGAGGGCGAGGAGCCGCGAACGCCTGGACAGCGAACGCTCGGACCGAGGCAGGGCCCCCCGCGGACCCCCTCCACTTCCCATGTCCCCGCCTTCCAACTACCCCGACCGTCGCTACGACGACAACTACCCAGCCCCTCACCCGCCTCCCTACATTAGCGATGACGAGAGCTTGACGTCCTCCAAGAAGAGCAACCTACGCAAG AATGGAGCCGTGAGTCGGGAGAGCCTGGTGGTGTGA
- the LOC118367390 gene encoding lipolysis-stimulated lipoprotein receptor-like isoform X2, protein MFLIFVVTVLMATGSTMAISVQCPVKRYVVILFQPVTLTCNFQTSSTQPPVITWRYKSYCRDPIQAALNPSSADNILSQNNPNYNANIECADNMRTVRIVASKQGSAVTLGEEYQGRKVSILNNADLNLAQTAWGDSGVYVCSVVSSQDLTGNSEDYTELIVLDWLLVVLVVFGFLLLLLLIAICWCQCCPHTCCCYIRCPCCPEKCCCPRALYEAGKAVKSGIPSNYAPTLYAPSMYAQPPYGGVMQQPGIPMLPLPQGMGGPPLQPNGYGRDYDGASSVGHGSQVPLLHDQDSGAGDQTRSGYRIQVDPDGNATRAIYYMERQLANLDPTRPGDAAGNYNRLDGGMSEVSSLHDDPRGRGGGRSQAPPLATVYDQDEAMSTISSVSTHGQRGRDDYPRRGGGPSPHMGAHGRARSMDNLDDIARRDRYPRDPRDPRDDYPPHRRDEGGARERRGSGDDFSSRGGYDRGRDFDDRRRREPSPGDRRRGGSPVSGLQGRRSRSRDDLMDIERDRERGGGRGGGRDAYDDSFLREAMEKKRLGEQQRARSRERLDSERSDRGRAPRGPPPLPMSPPSNYPDRRYDDNYPAPHPPPYISDDESLTSSKKSNLRKNGAVSRESLVV, encoded by the exons ATGTTCCTGATTTTCGTCGTGACCGTCCTTATGGCAACAG gctccactATGGCCATCTCTGTCCAGTGTCCTGTCAAGAGGTACGTGGTCATCCTGTTCCAGCCGGTCACGCTCACCTGCAACTTCCAGACGTCTTCCACGCAGCCGCCCGTCATCACTTGGAGGTACAAGTCCTACTGCAGGGACCCCATCCAGGCAGCCCTGAACCCCAGCAGCGCTGACAACATCCTGTCCCAGAACAACCCTAACTACAACGCCAACATTGAGTGTGCCGACAACATGCGGACAGTGCGCATCGTGGCCTCCAAGCAGGGCAGTGCTGTCACTCTGGGCGAGGAGTACCAGGGGCGAAAAGTCAGCATCTTGAACA ACGCAGACCTGAACCTTGCCCAGACGGCGTGGGGAGACAGCGGCGTGTACGTGTGCTCTGTGGTGTCTTCTCAGGACCTGACAGGGAACAGCGAGGACTACACTGAGCTCATAGTGCTGG ACTGGTTGTTGGTAGTACTGGTAGTGTTTGGCTtcctgctgctgttgctcctCATAGCAATCTGTTGGTGCCAGTGCTGCCCCCACACCTGCTGCTGCTACATCCGCTGCCCCTGCTGCCCAGAGAAATGCTGCTGCCCTCGGGCAC TGTACGAAGCAGGCAAGGCGGTGAAGTCAGGCATCCCCAGCAACTACGCCCCCACGCTCTACGCTCCCAGCATGTACGCCCAGCCACCCTACGGAGGGGTCATGCAACAGCCCGGCATACCCATGCTGCCCTTACCCCAGGGAATGGGCGGCCCCCCACTACAACCCAACGGCTACGGACGGGACTACGACGGAGCCAGCTCGG TTGGACATGGCTCCCAGGTGCCTTTGCTGCATGACCAGGACAGTGGCGCAGGAGACCAAA CTCGGAGTGGCTACCGTATCCAGGTGGACCCAGATGGGAATGCAACGCGGGCCAtctactacatggagagacagCTAGCCAACCTGGACCCCACCCGACCTGGTGACGCCGCTGGGAATTACAACCGCT tgGATGGGGGGATGAGCGAGGTGAGCTCCTTACACGATGACCCACGGGGCCGTGGCGGTGGCCGCTCCCAGGCCCCGCCCCTCGCCACCGTGTACGACCAGGACGAGGCCATGAGCACCATCAGCAGCGTGTCCACGCACGGCCAGCGGGGGCGTGACGACTACCCGCGGCGAGGAGGTGGGCCCTCCCCCCACATGGGGGCCCACGGGCGTGCCCGCTCCATGGACAACCTTGATGACATCGCCCGCCGAGACCGCTACCCCAGAGACCCCCGGGATCCCCGCGACGACTACCCTCCCCACCGCCGTGACGAAGGAGGAGccagagaaaggagagg CTCGGGTGATGACTTTAGCAGCCGCGGTGGCTACGACCGCGGCCGTGACTTTGACGACCGCAGACGGCGCGAGCCCTCCCCTGGAGACCGTCGCCGCGGAGGCAGCCCGGTCAGTGGTCTCCAGGGGAGACGCAGCCGTAGCCGTGACGACCTGATGGACATTGAACGTGATCGGGAGCGCGGTGGCGGCCGTGGTGGTGGGCGGGACGCCTACGATGATAGCTTTCTGCGGGAAGCCATGGAGAAGAAGCGTCTAGGCGAGCAGCAGAGGGCGAGGAGCCGCGAACGCCTGGACAGCGAACGCTCGGACCGAGGCAGGGCCCCCCGCGGACCCCCTCCACTTCCCATGTCCCCGCCTTCCAACTACCCCGACCGTCGCTACGACGACAACTACCCAGCCCCTCACCCGCCTCCCTACATTAGCGATGACGAGAGCTTGACGTCCTCCAAGAAGAGCAACCTACGCAAG AATGGAGCCGTGAGTCGGGAGAGCCTGGTGGTGTGA